The following coding sequences lie in one Leptospira neocaledonica genomic window:
- a CDS encoding type II toxin-antitoxin system Phd/YefM family antitoxin, with product MNVNIESVSAFQAKTHLSELLKKVQAGEVFVITHRGKPIAKLIPLSDEIEFDPKEGLSTLKKIRASISSKVNIKEFINEGRKW from the coding sequence ATGAACGTAAACATAGAATCGGTTTCTGCCTTCCAGGCAAAGACCCATTTATCGGAACTACTCAAAAAAGTCCAAGCAGGAGAGGTTTTTGTGATCACTCATAGAGGCAAACCCATCGCAAAATTAATCCCCCTTTCAGACGAGATCGAATTCGATCCCAAAGAGGGACTTAGTACTTTAAAAAAGATCAGAGCCAGTATTTCTTCGAAGGTAAATATTAAAGAATTTATCAACGAAGGCCGCAAATGGTAA